A single region of the Streptomyces sp. NBC_00425 genome encodes:
- the uvrA gene encoding excinuclease ABC subunit UvrA encodes MPETLEVRGAREHNLRGVDVDLPHRNLTVFTGVSGSGKSSLAFATIYAEGQRRQLQSMSTFARQFMHQMDKPDVDHIGGLCSAVAVDQRSSASRSPRSTVGTVTEVYDLLRVVFARIGHPHCTVCGTELAGDACPQGHDSALPEMTNGAFSFNLPFGQCTACQGVGTRLEVDPTTLVADPGRSLLEGAITPWRPTFTEPERMKARAVAQLLGEDEDTPWEELSEGLRHTLLHGTDIKVRARKFDKPGDPVKDVVFTGVVPWLYERYRKSGGENFGQLENYMRPAPCRECGGGRLNPAQLAVRVAGRGIAEVTALPVSVSLRFFQELDVAERERAAVGQALEEIVQRLGHLTRMGLEYLSLDRPARTLSGGESQRIRLAGLLGTDMFGLLYVLDEPTTGLHPRDIEKLVATLQDLRDQGNTVLIVEHDHQMIKAADWVVELGPAAGEHGGELLFSGPAEQLLGDPDSPTGGYTSGTRGIAVPASRRPGAPDRRIAVYGAKENNLAGFDVAFPLGTFIAVTGVSGAGKSTLVDDILYPAVEGALGGDAPAPGAHTRIEGLHHVDRVIRVDQAPIGRSGRSTPATYTGVFDSVRKVFCQTAEAKKRRYKPGRFSFNSAGGRCETCTGDGSIKIEMQLLPDVFLHCETCDGTRYNAETLEIRYRGKNIAEVLAMPVEEALEFFAGEPAIEAPLRVLDEVGLGYLRLGQSATTLSGGEAQRVKLANELQRRAGAHTLYLLDEPTTGLHSSDIERLLSVLHSLVDKGHTVLAVSHNLDLIKTADWVVDIGPEGGDGGGALVAAGTPEQVAGQSDGHTGRFLRDVLGTSGRP; translated from the coding sequence CTGCCGGAGACGCTCGAGGTGCGCGGCGCCCGCGAGCACAACCTGCGCGGCGTCGACGTGGACCTGCCGCACCGCAACCTCACGGTGTTCACCGGCGTCTCCGGCTCGGGCAAGTCGTCCCTGGCCTTCGCCACGATCTATGCCGAGGGCCAGCGGCGCCAGCTGCAGAGCATGTCGACCTTCGCCCGCCAGTTCATGCACCAGATGGACAAGCCGGACGTCGACCACATCGGCGGCCTGTGCTCGGCCGTCGCGGTCGACCAGCGTTCCTCGGCCTCCCGCAGCCCGCGGTCCACGGTGGGCACGGTCACCGAGGTGTACGACCTGCTGCGGGTCGTGTTCGCGCGGATCGGGCACCCGCACTGCACCGTGTGCGGGACCGAGCTGGCCGGCGACGCCTGCCCGCAGGGGCACGACAGCGCGCTGCCCGAGATGACCAACGGGGCCTTCTCCTTCAACCTGCCCTTCGGCCAGTGCACCGCCTGCCAGGGCGTCGGCACCCGGCTCGAGGTGGACCCCACGACCCTGGTCGCCGATCCGGGCCGCTCCCTGCTGGAGGGCGCGATCACGCCCTGGCGGCCCACGTTCACCGAGCCGGAGCGGATGAAGGCCCGCGCGGTGGCGCAACTGCTGGGCGAGGACGAGGACACGCCCTGGGAGGAGCTGTCGGAGGGGCTGCGGCACACGCTGCTGCACGGCACCGACATCAAGGTCCGGGCCCGCAAGTTCGACAAGCCCGGCGACCCGGTCAAGGACGTGGTGTTCACCGGGGTGGTGCCCTGGCTCTACGAGCGGTACCGCAAGTCCGGCGGTGAGAACTTCGGGCAGCTGGAGAACTACATGCGGCCGGCGCCCTGCCGTGAGTGCGGGGGCGGCCGGCTCAACCCGGCGCAGCTCGCGGTCCGGGTCGCCGGGCGCGGCATCGCGGAGGTGACGGCGCTGCCGGTCTCCGTGTCGCTGCGCTTCTTCCAGGAGCTGGACGTCGCGGAGCGCGAGCGCGCCGCCGTCGGCCAGGCCCTGGAGGAGATCGTGCAGCGGCTCGGCCATCTGACGCGGATGGGGCTGGAGTACCTCAGTCTCGACCGTCCGGCGCGCACCCTGTCCGGCGGCGAGTCACAGCGCATCCGGCTGGCCGGACTGCTCGGCACCGACATGTTCGGGCTGCTCTACGTCCTGGACGAGCCGACCACCGGTCTGCACCCCAGGGACATCGAGAAGCTGGTGGCCACCCTTCAGGACCTGCGCGACCAGGGCAACACGGTGCTCATCGTCGAGCACGACCACCAGATGATCAAAGCCGCGGACTGGGTGGTGGAACTCGGTCCGGCGGCCGGTGAGCACGGTGGCGAGCTGCTGTTCAGCGGCCCGGCCGAACAACTGCTCGGCGACCCGGACTCGCCGACCGGCGGCTACACGAGCGGCACGCGCGGCATCGCGGTGCCCGCGAGCCGACGGCCCGGGGCGCCGGACCGCAGGATCGCCGTGTACGGCGCGAAGGAGAACAACCTCGCCGGGTTCGACGTCGCCTTCCCGCTCGGCACCTTCATTGCGGTGACCGGGGTGTCGGGGGCCGGCAAGTCCACGCTGGTGGACGACATCCTCTACCCGGCCGTGGAGGGCGCGCTGGGCGGCGACGCGCCGGCGCCGGGCGCCCACACCAGGATCGAGGGGCTGCACCACGTCGACCGGGTGATCAGGGTGGACCAGGCGCCGATCGGGCGTTCGGGCCGGTCGACGCCGGCGACGTACACCGGCGTCTTCGACAGTGTCCGCAAGGTGTTCTGCCAGACCGCGGAGGCGAAGAAGCGCCGCTACAAGCCGGGCCGGTTCTCCTTCAACTCGGCGGGCGGACGCTGCGAGACCTGCACCGGCGACGGCTCCATCAAGATCGAGATGCAGCTGCTGCCCGACGTCTTCCTGCACTGCGAGACCTGTGACGGCACCCGCTACAACGCGGAGACGCTGGAGATCCGCTACCGCGGCAAGAACATCGCCGAGGTGCTGGCCATGCCCGTCGAGGAGGCGCTGGAGTTCTTCGCGGGGGAGCCCGCCATCGAGGCCCCGCTGCGGGTGCTCGACGAGGTCGGCCTCGGCTACCTGCGGCTGGGGCAGTCGGCGACCACGCTCTCCGGCGGTGAGGCCCAGCGCGTCAAGCTGGCCAACGAGCTGCAGCGCAGGGCGGGCGCGCACACCCTCTACCTGCTCGACGAGCCGACGACCGGCCTGCACTCCAGTGACATCGAGCGGTTGCTGTCGGTGCTGCACAGCCTGGTGGACAAGGGGCACACCGTGCTGGCCGTGTCGCACAACCTCGACCTGATCAAGACGGCGGACTGGGTGGTGGACATCGGTCCGGAAGGCGGCGACGGAGGCGGCGCGCTGGTCGCCGCGGGGACCCCCGAGCAGGTGGCCGGGCAGTCGGACGGCCACACCGGGCGTTTCCTGCGTGACGTGCTGGGGACGAGCGGGCGGCCGTGA
- a CDS encoding Gfo/Idh/MocA family protein, translating to MKGSPTSGSEPVRIGVLGCADIARRRVLPALAADPGSRVVAVASRDGGRAREVADRYDCAAVTGYERLIADPQVEAVYVPLPVALHARWIERALRAGKHVLGEKPLTGDVDSTRRLFGLAASRGLVLAENFMFPRHPLHRRVRELLAAGAIGELRSFTGEFAIPAPPPGDVRYDAALGGGALLDIAVNPLLAACFFLGPELTVCGARLRRHPVHGVDTGGAVLLAAPDGVTAQVVFGMEHAYRAAYELWGSAGRIRVERAYAPPADHCPVIRVERPEGVEELVLHPEDQFLEAVRAFSHAVRQSRLTGETQQTLQTQQTQQTHQTRRTREGLGAERGLRERHQERALTVARLVAEVRAADKAASSAAQHPVPSWDDPRGAL from the coding sequence ATGAAGGGGTCGCCCACGTCGGGCTCGGAGCCGGTCCGGATCGGTGTGCTGGGGTGCGCGGACATCGCCCGCCGCCGGGTGCTGCCCGCCCTCGCGGCGGACCCCGGCAGCCGGGTGGTGGCCGTGGCCAGCCGGGACGGCGGCCGGGCGCGCGAGGTGGCCGACCGGTACGACTGCGCCGCCGTGACGGGCTACGAACGCCTGATCGCCGACCCGCAGGTGGAGGCCGTCTACGTGCCGCTGCCCGTCGCCCTGCACGCCCGGTGGATCGAACGGGCGTTACGGGCGGGCAAGCACGTGCTCGGCGAGAAACCCCTGACCGGCGACGTCGACTCCACCCGCCGGCTGTTCGGACTGGCCGCGTCGCGCGGGCTGGTGCTCGCCGAGAACTTCATGTTCCCGCGGCACCCGCTGCACCGGCGGGTGCGGGAGCTGCTCGCGGCCGGCGCCATCGGTGAACTGCGCAGCTTCACGGGGGAGTTCGCCATCCCCGCGCCGCCACCGGGCGACGTCCGCTACGACGCGGCCCTCGGCGGCGGCGCCCTGCTGGACATCGCCGTCAACCCGCTGCTCGCCGCCTGCTTCTTCCTCGGCCCCGAGCTCACGGTGTGCGGGGCGCGGCTGCGCCGGCACCCCGTGCACGGCGTGGACACCGGTGGAGCGGTCCTGCTGGCCGCGCCGGACGGCGTCACCGCGCAGGTGGTGTTCGGCATGGAGCACGCCTACCGGGCCGCGTACGAGCTGTGGGGGAGCGCGGGGCGGATCCGGGTGGAGCGCGCCTACGCGCCGCCCGCCGACCACTGTCCGGTGATCCGCGTGGAGCGGCCGGAGGGCGTCGAGGAACTCGTCCTGCACCCCGAGGACCAGTTCCTCGAGGCGGTCCGCGCGTTCTCGCACGCCGTCCGGCAGAGCCGGCTCACCGGAGAGACCCAACAGACCCTTCAGACCCAACAGACCCAACAGACCCATCAGACCCGACGGACCCGTGAGGGCCTCGGGGCCGAGCGGGGTCTTCGCGAACGGCACCAGGAGCGGGCCCTCACGGTGGCCCGGCTGGTCGCCGAGGTTCGAGCGGCGGACAAGGCCGCTTCCAGCGCCGCACAGCACCCTGTTCCGAGCTGGGACGACCCGAGAGGGGCCTTATGA
- a CDS encoding sensor histidine kinase — translation MEPNDLQADEAEAAAAHLAPRIAAGITTVVLLAFGFVAVTYLTAAPHSAARLAVALGLLALVLALQFFISFPRLLPRVAPGLASRLGRHRWFLLLLQALLTYVPFLQFGLAWLPLPGLLAGSALLVLRDARQGWTAFGLVVLSTDLLQFGVGLGWRNVSYTTVSTILTGLVVFGLSRLTDLVSEVHRSRAELAQFAVTQERLRFARDLHDLLGYSLSTITLKCELAYRLTPVTADQTRQEISEVLDISRQALADVRAVAHGYREMSLCDEVRAAQAMLSMLGVQAKVNVASDSLSTDVDTVLATVFREGLTNILRHSEVRHCEIETGRRAGAVWFRLANDGVARAGSAPCVEQGGGSGIKNLTFRVERLGGRLTAGADGNGWFELRLEMPLGEVPVPTRTPVPS, via the coding sequence ATGGAACCCAACGATCTGCAGGCCGATGAGGCCGAGGCGGCGGCAGCGCACCTCGCACCCAGGATCGCGGCGGGCATCACCACGGTCGTCCTGCTGGCCTTCGGCTTCGTGGCGGTCACCTATCTGACGGCCGCCCCGCACTCGGCGGCCCGGCTGGCCGTGGCGCTGGGGCTGCTCGCACTGGTGCTTGCGCTGCAGTTCTTCATCTCCTTCCCGCGGCTGCTGCCGAGGGTGGCGCCCGGACTGGCTTCGCGGCTGGGCCGGCACCGGTGGTTCCTGCTGCTTCTGCAGGCGCTGCTGACCTATGTGCCCTTCCTGCAGTTCGGTCTGGCCTGGCTGCCGTTGCCCGGGCTGCTGGCGGGGTCGGCGCTGCTGGTGCTGCGCGACGCGCGTCAGGGGTGGACGGCGTTCGGCCTGGTCGTGCTGAGCACGGACCTGCTGCAGTTCGGCGTCGGGCTCGGCTGGCGGAACGTTTCTTACACGACCGTCTCCACGATCCTGACCGGGCTCGTGGTGTTCGGCCTGTCCCGGCTGACCGACCTGGTCTCCGAGGTGCACCGGTCCCGCGCCGAGCTGGCGCAGTTCGCGGTCACCCAGGAGCGGTTGCGCTTCGCCCGGGACCTGCACGACCTGCTCGGCTACAGCCTGTCCACGATCACCCTGAAATGCGAGCTCGCCTACCGGCTGACGCCGGTGACCGCCGACCAGACCCGGCAGGAGATCTCCGAGGTCCTCGACATCTCCCGGCAGGCGCTCGCCGACGTCCGCGCGGTCGCCCACGGGTATCGGGAGATGTCCCTGTGCGACGAGGTGCGCGCCGCCCAGGCGATGCTCTCGATGCTCGGTGTGCAGGCGAAGGTGAACGTGGCGTCCGACTCGCTGTCGACCGATGTGGACACCGTGCTGGCCACGGTGTTCCGCGAGGGGCTGACCAACATCCTGCGCCACAGCGAGGTCAGGCACTGCGAGATCGAGACCGGCCGCCGGGCCGGCGCGGTCTGGTTCCGGCTGGCCAACGACGGTGTGGCCCGCGCCGGGTCGGCGCCGTGCGTGGAGCAGGGGGGCGGCAGCGGCATCAAGAACCTGACGTTCCGGGTGGAACGCCTCGGCGGACGACTCACCGCCGGCGCCGACGGCAACGGCTGGTTCGAACTCCGCCTGGAGATGCCGCTGGGCGAGGTCCCGGTGCCTACTCGGACGCCCGTACCGTCCTGA
- a CDS encoding SagB family peptide dehydrogenase, giving the protein MHLGSLAPQLVNLWSLRPDIVVDPDTDPEDALLLETPWEDLRIKEPSAALREAVRRMQLGPSAIPNILASASDSPGGAEKLLDELRPLQHLVVRTLAVGAVPLLSVVPISGQARFTRLKPLLGRVCRLSRFAVIRCAPGGLSVESSLVDHKVELHHPGVMGMLGRIDGSADDLDAPHLPVVEAVRSYLVAAGVLVVADEPAGHGPGGDGPVFAEDRDPALTGWSPDELMVHSGSRRERFGRPRGAAFAQVGRMPPPPVVKPPAAPDPVRPAHRIALTRPDLDGPAAADPSLTAVLEPGSRPAVEDGELSLDRLGALLYRSARVRSLLPPADFDPAGYPTSERPYLSVDDSYALEVYVLADEGASCLPPGAYHYRPLDHCLERMGGDPGAAADLAGAARSGEPGPDGEPTLLIAISARFARAAYKFSGTAYSNVLKDVGALQQTLTLVARAMGLQSRVLPVGDADAFQRAVGLDWRVESSIGDMVISSRIPLS; this is encoded by the coding sequence GTGCACCTTGGCAGTCTCGCCCCCCAACTGGTCAATCTGTGGTCCCTGAGGCCGGACATCGTTGTCGATCCGGACACCGATCCCGAGGACGCCCTCCTGCTGGAGACGCCCTGGGAGGATCTGCGGATCAAGGAGCCCAGCGCCGCCCTGCGCGAGGCCGTGCGCCGGATGCAGCTCGGCCCGTCGGCCATCCCCAACATCCTGGCCTCGGCGTCGGACTCGCCCGGCGGCGCGGAGAAGCTGCTGGACGAACTCCGGCCGCTGCAGCACCTGGTGGTGCGCACGCTGGCCGTCGGTGCGGTGCCGCTGCTGTCCGTGGTGCCGATCTCCGGGCAGGCCCGGTTCACCCGGCTGAAGCCGCTGCTGGGCCGGGTCTGCAGGCTCTCCCGGTTCGCTGTGATCCGCTGTGCGCCGGGCGGCCTGTCGGTCGAGTCCTCGCTCGTCGACCACAAGGTCGAGCTGCACCACCCGGGCGTCATGGGGATGCTGGGCCGCATCGACGGCTCGGCGGACGACCTCGACGCGCCGCACCTTCCCGTGGTGGAGGCGGTCCGGTCGTATCTGGTCGCCGCCGGCGTGCTGGTGGTCGCGGACGAGCCCGCCGGGCACGGTCCGGGCGGCGACGGGCCCGTCTTCGCGGAGGACCGCGACCCCGCGCTCACCGGCTGGTCACCGGACGAGCTGATGGTGCACTCCGGCAGCCGCCGGGAGCGCTTCGGCCGCCCGCGCGGAGCCGCGTTCGCCCAGGTCGGACGGATGCCCCCGCCGCCGGTGGTCAAGCCGCCGGCCGCACCGGACCCGGTCCGCCCCGCGCACCGGATCGCGCTCACCCGGCCCGACCTCGACGGGCCGGCGGCCGCCGACCCGTCCCTCACCGCGGTGCTGGAGCCCGGCTCCCGGCCCGCCGTCGAGGACGGCGAGCTGTCGTTGGACCGGCTCGGCGCGCTGCTGTACCGGTCGGCCCGGGTCCGCTCCCTGCTGCCGCCGGCCGACTTCGATCCGGCCGGCTACCCGACGAGCGAGCGCCCGTACCTCAGCGTCGACGACAGTTACGCGCTGGAGGTCTACGTCCTGGCCGACGAGGGGGCGTCCTGTCTGCCGCCGGGCGCGTACCACTACCGGCCGCTCGACCACTGCCTGGAGCGGATGGGCGGCGATCCCGGCGCCGCGGCCGACCTGGCGGGCGCGGCGCGCAGCGGGGAGCCGGGCCCGGACGGGGAGCCGACGTTGCTCATCGCCATATCCGCCCGGTTCGCGCGCGCCGCCTACAAGTTCAGCGGCACCGCCTACAGCAACGTCCTCAAGGACGTGGGAGCGCTCCAGCAGACACTGACGTTGGTGGCACGTGCCATGGGACTGCAGTCCCGCGTCCTGCCGGTCGGTGACGCGGACGCCTTTCAGCGGGCCGTCGGTCTGGACTGGCGGGTGGAGTCCAGTATCGGAGACATGGTCATCTCGAGTCGTATACCGCTGAGTTGA
- a CDS encoding TOMM precursor leader peptide-binding protein, producing the protein MIRSASGKPRLGFKEHLTVQIVPGEAVYLMSGRRVTTLHGAEICHLAELLDGARTRDAILAEASGRLPVERTLRLLDRLTEADLLAELPESRADDAAERAYWDAAGLSGGAVRPAATVHTVAVGGVGPETLHTAAVAAGLRTGPAAEADLVLVACDDYLDPRLRELDREYREGGRCWLPIQLHGTETWIGPFLGVPDGPCWSCLAERLWRSRPVEARLQQGLGRSGPLPRRPCAVPASLLAGLHLAVLEAVKWLAGLRHPGQEALWTLNGLMLTGSHHPVSRRPQCPDCGDPTLVAARVEAPVVLTSRPKADSGGGGHRALGPEEMLRRYGRHVDPLTGLVREIRRDPRGPAFLNVFHAGHNLALTHHDPRGWRTGLRATSAGKGSTPLRAKVSALAEVLERHSGHLQGDEPMLHASYDALGEEAVHPDSVQLFAAAQFTGRARWNAGHGAFQQVCEPFDEGREIEWTPVWSLTEERRRLLPTALLYFGASRLAGRPYCLATSNGVAAGASLEDAVLQGFLELVERDAVALWWYNRLRRPGLDLGSFEDPWIAELRTVHAGLNREVWALDLTADLGIPTVVALSRRTDKAGEDITLGFGAHFDPRIALHRALTELNQMLPYVVDAGADGTGYGTDDAEALRWMRTARAAELPYLRPDPERPATNADTHPYRARADLREDVAEAERIVREAGLDMLVLDQTRPDVGLPVARVIVPGLRPHWARFAPGRLYDVPVRSKDLTEPTRYEDLNPVPLFL; encoded by the coding sequence GTGATCCGGTCGGCTTCGGGGAAGCCCCGCCTGGGCTTCAAGGAGCATCTGACGGTCCAGATCGTCCCCGGGGAAGCGGTCTACCTGATGTCCGGGCGACGCGTCACCACGTTGCACGGCGCGGAGATCTGCCACCTCGCGGAACTGCTGGACGGCGCCAGGACGCGCGACGCCATCCTCGCGGAGGCGTCAGGGCGACTGCCGGTCGAGCGAACGCTGCGGCTGCTCGACCGTCTGACCGAAGCCGACCTGCTGGCCGAACTGCCCGAGTCGCGGGCCGACGACGCCGCGGAGCGCGCGTACTGGGACGCCGCCGGCCTCAGCGGCGGCGCCGTCCGCCCCGCGGCCACCGTGCACACCGTGGCGGTGGGGGGCGTCGGCCCCGAGACACTGCACACCGCCGCCGTGGCGGCCGGCCTGCGCACCGGGCCGGCCGCCGAGGCGGACCTGGTCCTGGTGGCCTGCGACGACTACCTCGATCCCCGGCTGCGCGAACTCGACCGGGAGTACCGGGAGGGCGGACGCTGCTGGCTGCCGATCCAGCTGCACGGCACCGAGACCTGGATCGGCCCGTTCCTCGGCGTGCCGGACGGCCCGTGCTGGTCCTGCCTGGCCGAACGGCTGTGGCGCAGCCGTCCGGTCGAGGCCCGGCTCCAGCAGGGGCTGGGCCGCTCCGGCCCGCTGCCCCGCCGGCCCTGCGCGGTCCCGGCGAGCCTGCTCGCCGGGCTCCACCTGGCCGTGCTGGAGGCGGTCAAGTGGCTGGCCGGTCTGCGCCACCCCGGCCAGGAGGCGCTGTGGACCCTGAACGGACTGATGCTGACGGGCAGTCACCATCCGGTGAGCCGACGCCCGCAGTGCCCGGACTGCGGCGACCCCACGCTGGTCGCCGCCAGGGTCGAGGCGCCCGTGGTGCTGACGTCCCGGCCCAAGGCGGACAGCGGCGGCGGCGGGCACCGGGCCCTCGGCCCGGAGGAGATGCTCCGGCGCTACGGCCGTCACGTGGACCCGCTCACCGGCCTCGTCCGGGAGATACGCCGTGACCCGCGCGGGCCGGCCTTCCTCAACGTGTTCCACGCCGGACACAACCTGGCCCTGACCCACCACGACCCGCGCGGCTGGCGCACCGGGCTGCGCGCCACCAGCGCGGGCAAGGGCAGCACCCCGCTGCGGGCGAAGGTGAGCGCGCTGGCCGAGGTGCTGGAGCGGCACAGCGGCCACCTCCAGGGCGACGAGCCGATGCTGCACGCGAGCTACGACGCGCTCGGCGAGGAGGCCGTCCACCCCGACTCCGTCCAGCTCTTCGCCGCAGCCCAGTTCACCGGCCGCGCGCGCTGGAACGCCGGACACGGCGCGTTCCAGCAGGTCTGCGAACCCTTCGACGAGGGCCGGGAGATCGAGTGGACCCCGGTGTGGTCGCTCACCGAAGAGCGGCGCAGGCTGCTGCCCACGGCCCTGCTCTACTTCGGCGCCTCCCGCCTCGCGGGCCGCCCGTACTGCCTCGCCACCTCCAACGGCGTGGCCGCGGGCGCCTCTCTCGAGGACGCGGTGCTCCAGGGGTTCCTGGAGCTCGTCGAGCGGGACGCCGTAGCCCTGTGGTGGTACAACCGGCTGCGCCGGCCCGGGCTGGACCTCGGCTCCTTCGAGGACCCCTGGATCGCCGAACTGCGCACGGTCCACGCCGGCCTGAACCGCGAGGTGTGGGCCCTCGACCTCACCGCCGACCTCGGCATTCCCACGGTCGTCGCCCTGTCCCGCCGCACGGACAAGGCCGGGGAGGACATCACGCTCGGCTTCGGCGCGCACTTCGATCCCCGGATCGCGCTGCACCGCGCCCTCACCGAACTGAACCAGATGCTCCCCTACGTCGTGGACGCCGGCGCCGACGGCACCGGATACGGCACCGACGACGCCGAGGCGCTGCGCTGGATGCGCACCGCCCGGGCCGCCGAACTCCCTTATCTGCGGCCGGATCCGGAGCGTCCAGCGACGAACGCGGACACCCACCCGTACCGGGCCCGGGCCGATCTGCGGGAGGATGTCGCCGAGGCGGAGCGGATCGTCCGCGAGGCCGGACTGGACATGCTCGTGCTCGACCAGACCCGTCCCGACGTGGGGCTGCCGGTGGCCCGCGTCATCGTCCCCGGGCTCCGCCCCCACTGGGCCCGGTTCGCACCCGGTCGTCTCTACGACGTGCCGGTGCGAAGCAAAGACCTGACCGAACCGACCCGCTACGAGGACCTCAACCCGGTCCCCCTGTTCCTGTGA
- a CDS encoding cupin domain-containing protein, giving the protein MNSAVTDKLRCERITKFRDVIPGDGPGRLSSPAGDLVRFANGDAYRFAAYWDCLPGGPCRGNHYHLDKTEVMFVISGEMRAAYYDLDTGQRFDTVLVAGDLVTVHPRLVHSYMALSPTQVVEVASHAYSPSDTHPYVLL; this is encoded by the coding sequence ATGAACTCCGCTGTCACCGACAAGCTGCGCTGTGAGCGCATCACGAAATTCCGTGACGTGATACCCGGCGACGGTCCGGGCAGGCTCTCCTCTCCCGCCGGGGATCTGGTGAGGTTCGCCAACGGCGACGCCTACCGGTTCGCCGCGTACTGGGACTGCCTGCCGGGCGGACCGTGCCGCGGAAACCACTACCACCTCGACAAGACCGAGGTGATGTTCGTGATCTCCGGCGAAATGAGAGCCGCGTACTACGACCTCGACACCGGCCAGCGCTTCGACACCGTGCTGGTCGCAGGGGACCTGGTCACCGTTCACCCGCGCCTCGTGCACAGCTACATGGCGCTCAGCCCCACCCAGGTGGTGGAGGTGGCCTCGCACGCCTACTCGCCGAGCGACACGCATCCCTACGTGTTGCTCTGA
- a CDS encoding MFS transporter has protein sequence MTALEATSSGEREGELNPKRWIALTVILVAAFMDMLDSTILNVAIPSIRTDLDAGYADIQWVTAGYQLAFALLLILGGRLGDIYGRKRIFQIGVAGFTLASLAAAVSVDPGMLIVSRLAQGGFASIMVPQVLAIIHVSFPPQERAKAFGMFGTVAGLAALTGLSLGGLLVEWNLFGLEWRLVFLINIPVGLFGLIVGQRSIVESKAPVALRLDILGAVLAAVTLFLLVFPLIQGRELGWPAWGFVLLALTPVSLFVFVRQQQARTRRDGSPLVALNLFRLRSFSSALSVQLAFNIGVGVFFLSWSLYMQVGLGWSPIRAGLTSLPFCIATFVTSALSYAFLAAKMGRKLLQLGAVLVLLGLGSYIWVVEHYGSEATSWKMALPLAFFGLGFGMVMSPIPDMATSEAPRQDAGSASGLVNTNQQLGFAVGTALVSVIFFGALGGNAADNSREAAPQLRKDLAAVSVTGQGADRVVDYFVQCTSDQAKEKDWTVQAPSCAKAPSELTGNPKVAAVFADTGKHTNALTFADTFAHALRWFIGGMVLTLLLTFLLPRKNAAHGEQSEAGTEPKAVAENA, from the coding sequence GTGACCGCTCTGGAAGCAACGTCGTCCGGGGAGCGGGAGGGAGAGCTCAATCCCAAGCGCTGGATCGCGTTGACCGTGATCCTCGTGGCCGCGTTCATGGACATGCTCGACAGCACGATCCTGAACGTGGCGATCCCCTCCATCCGAACCGATCTCGACGCCGGCTACGCGGACATCCAGTGGGTCACCGCCGGCTATCAGCTCGCCTTCGCCCTGCTGCTGATCCTCGGCGGCAGGCTCGGTGACATCTACGGCCGCAAGCGGATCTTCCAGATCGGCGTGGCGGGCTTCACCCTCGCCTCGCTGGCCGCGGCCGTGTCGGTCGACCCGGGCATGCTGATCGTGTCCCGGCTGGCCCAGGGCGGCTTCGCCTCGATCATGGTGCCGCAGGTCCTGGCCATCATCCACGTCAGCTTCCCGCCGCAGGAGCGCGCCAAGGCGTTCGGCATGTTCGGCACGGTGGCCGGTCTCGCCGCGCTCACCGGTCTGAGCCTCGGCGGCCTGCTGGTCGAGTGGAACCTGTTCGGCCTGGAATGGCGGCTGGTGTTCCTCATCAACATCCCCGTCGGCCTCTTCGGTCTGATCGTCGGACAGAGGAGCATCGTCGAGTCCAAGGCGCCGGTGGCGCTGCGGCTGGACATCCTCGGCGCGGTCCTCGCCGCCGTCACCCTGTTCCTGCTCGTCTTCCCGCTCATCCAGGGGCGCGAGCTGGGCTGGCCGGCCTGGGGCTTCGTCCTGCTGGCGCTGACGCCGGTGTCGCTGTTCGTGTTCGTCCGCCAGCAGCAGGCCCGAACCCGAAGGGACGGTTCGCCGCTGGTCGCGCTCAACCTGTTCCGGCTGCGCAGCTTCTCCTCGGCGCTCAGCGTGCAGCTCGCGTTCAACATCGGCGTGGGCGTGTTCTTCCTGTCCTGGAGCCTGTACATGCAGGTCGGCCTGGGCTGGAGCCCGATCCGCGCCGGTCTGACCAGCCTGCCGTTCTGCATCGCCACCTTCGTCACGTCGGCGCTGTCGTACGCCTTCCTCGCCGCGAAGATGGGACGCAAGCTCCTGCAACTCGGCGCGGTTCTGGTGCTGTTGGGCCTCGGCTCCTACATCTGGGTGGTGGAGCACTACGGCAGCGAGGCCACCAGCTGGAAGATGGCGCTCCCGCTGGCCTTCTTCGGGCTCGGCTTCGGCATGGTCATGTCCCCGATCCCGGACATGGCCACCAGTGAGGCTCCGCGGCAGGACGCGGGCTCGGCCTCCGGTCTGGTCAACACCAACCAGCAGCTCGGGTTCGCCGTCGGCACGGCCCTGGTCAGCGTCATCTTCTTCGGCGCCCTGGGCGGCAACGCGGCCGACAACTCCCGGGAGGCGGCCCCGCAGCTGCGCAAGGACCTGGCCGCCGTGTCGGTCACCGGGCAGGGCGCGGACCGGGTCGTGGACTACTTCGTGCAGTGCACGAGCGACCAGGCGAAGGAGAAGGACTGGACCGTTCAGGCGCCGAGCTGCGCCAAGGCCCCGTCCGAGCTCACCGGCAACCCGAAGGTCGCCGCGGTGTTCGCCGACACGGGCAAGCACACCAACGCGCTCACCTTCGCCGACACGTTCGCCCACGCGCTGCGCTGGTTCATCGGTGGCATGGTCCTCACCCTGCTGCTGACGTTCCTGCTGCCGCGCAAGAACGCGGCGCACGGCGAGCAGAGCGAGGCCGGCACGGAGCCGAAGGCCGTGGCGGAGAACGCCTGA